A single Nostoc sp. PCC 7107 DNA region contains:
- a CDS encoding anhydro-N-acetylmuramic acid kinase, with translation MTRIIGLISGTSVDGIDAALVDISGTDLDLKVELLAGQTYPYPAELRERILAVCAGRAISMAEFAELDDAIASSFAQAAENIQTGHQPATLIGSHGQTVYHRPPIQAGENNSCLGYTLQLGRGDLIASITGITTISNFRVADIAIGGHGAPLVPRVDAYLLSHPEEGRCIQNLGGIGNVAYIPPRRDNWLEKMRGWDTGPGNSLLDLAVEHLTNGAKTYDEDGKWAATGSPCQPLIEQWLQQDYFHLPPPKSTGRELFGVDYLNQCLKDAGPYQLSPADFLATLTELTAASIVHSYQTFLPQMPQRVFLCGGGSRNLYLKQRLQSLLKTIPVLTTHEVGLSADFKEAIAFAVLAYWRQLGIPGNLPSATGAPYEVLLGDIHPAKK, from the coding sequence ATGACTCGTATTATCGGTTTAATTAGTGGTACATCTGTAGATGGCATTGACGCTGCTTTAGTAGATATTTCTGGTACAGATTTAGATCTCAAAGTTGAGTTGTTAGCAGGGCAAACATATCCTTATCCTGCCGAACTCAGAGAAAGGATTTTAGCTGTTTGTGCAGGCAGAGCCATCTCAATGGCAGAATTTGCCGAATTAGATGATGCGATCGCCTCCAGCTTTGCTCAAGCTGCGGAAAATATTCAAACAGGTCATCAGCCAGCAACTTTAATTGGTTCCCACGGGCAAACAGTCTACCATCGACCACCCATACAGGCAGGGGAGAATAACTCCTGTTTAGGCTATACCCTGCAACTTGGACGCGGTGATTTGATTGCGAGTATCACCGGAATCACCACTATCAGTAATTTTCGGGTGGCTGATATTGCTATTGGTGGTCATGGCGCACCACTTGTACCCAGAGTTGATGCTTATTTACTCAGTCACCCAGAAGAAGGACGCTGCATTCAAAATCTCGGCGGTATCGGTAATGTAGCTTATATCCCACCGCGCCGCGACAACTGGTTAGAAAAAATGCGTGGTTGGGATACTGGCCCAGGCAATAGCTTGTTAGATTTGGCAGTAGAGCATTTAACCAATGGTGCAAAAACCTACGATGAAGATGGTAAATGGGCTGCTACTGGTAGTCCTTGTCAACCTTTGATTGAACAATGGTTGCAGCAAGATTATTTTCATCTACCACCACCCAAATCGACAGGACGTGAATTATTTGGTGTAGATTACTTAAATCAATGTTTAAAAGATGCCGGGCCATACCAACTTAGCCCAGCTGACTTTTTAGCAACCCTAACAGAACTAACTGCTGCTTCGATTGTTCACAGTTACCAAACTTTTTTGCCGCAAATGCCACAACGCGTATTTTTATGTGGTGGCGGTAGTCGCAATTTATATTTAAAACAAAGATTACAGTCATTACTCAAAACAATCCCCGTCTTAACTACCCATGAAGTCGGCTTGAGTGCAGATTTTAAAGAAGCGATCGCATTTGCGGTTTTAGCCTACTGGCGACAGCTAGGTATCCCCGGAAACCTACCATCTGCAACAGGCGCACCTTATGAAGTACTACTAGGAGACATTCACCCAGCTAAAAAATAA